The Eriocheir sinensis breed Jianghai 21 chromosome 28, ASM2467909v1, whole genome shotgun sequence region aaaagaaaaggagaatatctAAACCAGTATGTGTATTTACAGTTATATTTATTAGTTCAACATACAACAGACAAAACAATAAGTGGTCGGGAAAGGATTGTGTTCAGGCCAACAAGCAGCGGTCGCCACTATCCTAAAATTCGAGGTAAAAGAGGTAATACTTAAACCACTGTGTGTATTTACAATTATCTTTATTAGTTCAACATACAACAGACAAAACAATAACTGGCCGGGGAAGGAAGAGTGTGCAAGCCAACAAGCAGCAGTCACCAGGGTCTCAATGAGTCTTGCCCTGCCGCTCCTGGCCCTCGACGCCCCCTACTTAGTAAGCGTTGTAGGGGTCCTTGGGGCAGACGGTCTTGTAGACCTGCTGGGTCTTGTACACCGTCTCGTACTGGGGGACGTACTTGGTCTGGTACTGGGTCTGGTACTGCACGTCATTCTTGGTGATGTACTCGACGTCTGTGTTGTAGACCGATTTGGTGACGTACTTGGGCACGTACTTGGTCTCGTACTGCTTCTCGTACTTGGTCTCGTACACCGTGTGGTGGATGGGCTGGGGCACCACCTTCTCCTTGTAGATTGTGTGGTACACCGGCAGCTGCGACACGAGGCATTCATTAGTAACAGAGTAAAACTATTACAGCACTGCAGACAAGGCTGGTGCTCTCGTTAATGATGAAAGTTGGATATTTTTACATGACGTTCTTTAAAAACGCTTAATTCAAAATTCATATAAATCGAGAGATAACTGCTCTTAATGTAATTGAACTAAACCCTTCTTTTCACCTAGCAAGTGAACATGGGAGCTAAGGAAGGACGAACTGGATCACAGTAAAAAGGCTCACCTTGTTGACCACAGTCTTGTATACGGGGACGTAGCGGACGTGTGGGCGGCAGCGACCCTTGACCTTGAAGCCCGGCTCGGCGGTCACTGccgccagcaccagcaccagcaccactaccaccacactcaCGCCACgggacatcatcatcatcttgtcgataaggaaataataaattaaactttgtatggaaaaaaaataacatctttTTAAAGCTCTTGCCATCCCCTTACCCTTAAGAAAGGAAACCTTCATATAGAATAATTATATCATTTATATGAACACAATGTTTCAACCACACTATTAACTACAAAATGTTGCTGCtcaaaggaacagaaggaagatgcGCTGTTACCTTGAGGGTTGTTTCCTTGGCGAGCCTCAGCTGGTCTCTGGCGCTGCTTCCCGCCCCCACAACTTATAAAGCCGTGACTCGCCGCCTGCCCGCCGttgccgccgccccgccccggccgcTGCGCCGCTGGTGGCCATTCGCCTAACGCGCGGCTTTCCACCCAATATGGTACTTTCATCACGATCCCTCCGTCAATATTTGCAGATTACAGAATGGACTTTTACTAGCCCGAAAGTGAACTGACTGGCACCTTTGTTTTCTGTATCATGTATGTATAGTTGCTGGATATTTTACCATcagcactgaaaaaaaaaatggcatacAGGCCTTACCGTGTAATTGAGAGTGAAAGTGGCCGTCAGTAAAGAAGCGTTCTGGCAAACAGTTAAGCTCTTCCTCGTGTTATCAGAGCAGCACTGGAAGCCGCGGAACCCCACGATGATTTAGCACTGTTAAAATGCGGAAGTTACTTGGAATTGCCGTTAATAAAGTGATCACAGTCCTCTAATGTACTCTGAGCTGTCTCAGTGCGAAGGTGGTGGGCAGATTGTGGTTTTGTGGATAGCATTTTATACCATCATCGGCCACTACCATTCAACCACCTTTTCAAACGTTCTTCACGCAACAGTCTAATGGTAatatactccatcctgctccggtaatgGTTATAGTTTTATTTCTTGGTTTTCTGTCTGCCCCGACTTCTACAGTTCCTGTGTTGCCGCTGTGTTACATTCGTTGTCTATCAATTGTCAGTTCAAAGTATGACATGACCTGTCGTAGCCTACTTCTTGCTCTTAATTGTTAATGGATTATCTTCGACCCTGGTCTGTTCCCTAATCCATGCATGATGCTCGCTACCTGCCTCGCCAGTCAgtactttttctctccattccaatTAACCAACAAACACAAGAGATAACAGCGCCCACACAGAAGCTGCTTTCCCACAATGACTCCATGAGACTGGCGGGAAAGCGACAGCTGCCCCACCAGTGGTCCACATCGGCACTTCACCACCATTCCAAAATTCACGCTCCCGCCCTAAGAAAACATTCGCGCCTCCAAAACGTACAGCGGCCCAAGGAAACAATCGCTACAATGTTGCTGTGTAAGTTTCTATTTGCCGAAGTTTTCTTCCTGGATGCATTGGTCTAATTCCCTTGTGTTGACTAACTACCGATTTCTAAGACTTCAAtatttatgagaaaaaaaaaatagaaggacgATGCCTATAGAAAAATGATACTTAGAAACTCATCTATAACTATGTAGAATGTGAATACTTATTAAGGTGGTAACTTACAGATCAAAAATACCTCCAAGACATTGTTCAGTATTTATGCAGAATAGAGATATTAAAAAAGAGCGAGTACTGTAGAAAAATCAAGAGACTTTTCAATTCCAGAGTACTATGTAAATATTCAACAGAAAATAGGAGACAAATCCAAGAGACTTCTCAAGACCTCTGGAGATTAGGTCGATTCATGGAAACACTCCGGAGAATCTTTCCCAATACTTCGTGTCGCGTGTGAATATCTAACAGGAATAATTAATAGCCAAATAAAAACTTTCTCTCTTCAATATATACAAACATGACGTCTCCCCAAGCCGCCCGTCCGTGGCGGGGAGTGGCGGCGGCCTCACCTGGGCCCCGGGGCGCGCCCCGAGACTTATTAAGATGCCGCCGCCGCGCGATGACTAGCCGTTAATGGACGTGCGTGTGTCAGTGAACTGTGTCGCAAGTGTACTAGTGTGTCGGTATACTGCTGAGGCGTGTGTGGTAGCGGGTGATGTATGAAATAGCGGAGCGAGTAAATTAAgcaggtttttttttcacagcaagggaGGAAGTTCAtgggtaaaaaaacaaaaacaacaataaaaaagcccgctagacgctgctcagACAAActaaaaaagaacgagaggctagAAGAGAGGTCAGTATTGGGTGGTGAACGTGTGTGTCACTGAACTAGTGTGACAAACGTACTAATGAACGTGGGCCATTCACCAGAGTCTGATCACACGCTGGACTCGCGATCACCAGTAGCTTTCTCGAATTAGCTTGGAGCTGaggtgacggatctttgggtGCGGCTGGAACCTAACAAAACTTACACACACCCGGGAGAAGGAACACAGCCAAAGACTGAATCcctgtacccattcactgctgcgTGGACAAGGGGCAGGAATCAACGAAGACTGCCgatccgtctccactccgccaaggaatcgaacctgggacctctTTTTTGTGAGGCGAACGGGCTAATCACTGCACTACGGAGATGTGTCAGTAAACTAGTGTGACAGTCTGGCAAGTGTACTATAAGTGAACAGGGATGTGAGTCGGATtcggtaaaaatatctccgaTTCCGACTCCTTTATGACACGCGTGATGTTGTGTGGctgcgtgtggtgtggtgtggtgtggtgtttggTGTGGCTGGGTTTGATTTGCCTACTACTGtactgaagaagaagggaaggggagggggatcctggagtcggagtcgggtcgatttatttatttttttatatccgaCTCCACAACCCTGCTAGTAAATGTGTGATTGCCCCCCTTGGTGTAGAAAAAACAATCACCACTATCCTATACAGTTCCCCCCCCCCGCCATCATTCTCctatcctctcactctctccttcattaCCATTCCAATATAGTCTgtctctttcatcactttcttaACCCCGCCTACCAATCCTCTTAACACTCCCTCTTGACCATCATTCTTCATCGCCACCCCTAATTCAGTTGTTTCCTCTCTGCCATCATTCTACACCTTCCCTTCATCGCCACCTCTAATTCAGTTCTTCtctgtcattcttttcttccagcACTCCCCGACAAACGAGATTCAGTTTAACATTCAACATTAAAAGTTAACATTCAAATAACATCAAGTAATTAGTAGCAACGGGGAACTTAGAAAAGAGCGATAATACTTAccttatacatatattttactcATATTAATAAGTGTAATATAGATGAAACAAAACGATAACGGCAAAGGAGAGGATGATATGAAGGCTGAAGAGAAGCGGTCCGCACCACCCTAAcgcaatcactttttttttttgtttttttttttacagcaaggaaggcaaCTCAAGGATAAAAAATAACACAGCTACACAAAGCTTGCTAGACGCCTCATTCTGGTTGCTCACTATTtcatccctccttcatctctctgccTCATATTagttgttcattgttgcatcccACCCTTATGTCTCTGCCTCATTCTGGTTGCTCAttatttcttcactcattcatctcTCTGCCTCATATTGTTTGCTCATTGTTGCATCCCACCCTTATAT contains the following coding sequences:
- the LOC127004728 gene encoding uncharacterized protein LOC127004728, which produces MMMMSRGVSVVVVVLVLVLAAVTAEPGFKVKGRCRPHVRYVPVYKTVVNKLPVYHTIYKEKVVPQPIHHTVYETKYEKQYETKYVPKYVTKSVYNTDVEYITKNDVQYQTQYQTKYVPQYETVYKTQQVYKTVCPKDPYNAY